The Corvus hawaiiensis isolate bCorHaw1 chromosome 9, bCorHaw1.pri.cur, whole genome shotgun sequence genomic sequence CAGCCCCACGGCATGGTCCCTGCCTGCACTCACCATCCCAGGCACTGGACTCCACCCAGGAGGCCGCGTTGAAGAGCGACGCCGTTCCCCCATAGCAGGCATTGGTGGTGTCGATGCCCTCCACGTCAGTGTTGCCAGAGTCATGGAAAAGTTGCATGAGGACGGTCTTGACAGCCTTGGACTTGTCGATTACGGTTTCAGTGCCCACCTCCAGGCGGCCGATGGCATCCCAGGAAAGGCGCCCGCGCTCCACCAGCCGCTGCACCACCGTCAGGCACAGGGAGTTGATGTCCTCGTGGGCAGCGCAGAAGCCCATCTGCTTCTGGCCCAGGCCCCGTGTGTACTTGCCGGCCTCCACTCCATCAAAccgctccagctcctcctgatCCACGTACTGGGCAGGGAAGTACACCTCCAGGGCCAGGATGCCCACGTCCTTGGGCCAGGCACCTGTCCCAGCGGCACTGGAGAGGCTGTGGGACAGAGGGAGTGGCAACAATCCCATGGCAGTCTTGGGGACAGAGGGTGGCCCTGGGGAGATGCCACCAGcgagcagcccaggctgggagcaccccaaatccctgctagttccctgtgcctggcagtgctgcggggaagagggagaggctCTGCTTCTTCAGCAAGGTGTAAGAGCTCAGCCAGCTCCCCACCCCTACCCTGGTTATGTCTCCAGCCCCCCCTGGGGATCCATGTGGATGCTCACCATGCCCTCTGCCAAGCCGTGGGATGCTGGGCGCCCCGGGGCGCCGGCTCTGgccccggcggtgcccgcctcACCCCCCAGCAGCGTGCGGCGCGCCCGACCAAGCGCAACATCTTCGCCCTGGCCACTGCACGGACGAAGGGACGGCCGACCGGACAGATGGACAGCGGGATGAGCCTTGCGTAGTGCTTTTATAAACTGCGTGGGCAGCTCGGCACAGCCCTCTCGGCCTTTATCAGCCTGCCGGACCCTGGCGCTCAAAGGTCACCGAGCGCCAGCCAACACGACAGGGGCAATGGAGCTTCGGAGGGGGGAGCTTGCGAGATGTCTCCGTCTTGTGCCCCAAAGCCTGCGGACACGGAGCTGAAGCAGCAGACGGGccgtcccgcagccccggctgcCCTGGGGCAGTGGTAGCTCCGGTGCCAGGCTCACCGGCACAGCCGTGGTCACCGCGCAGTGAGCACGGCGCTGTGTGGCCTCCCCGGCTGCCCCCGCGGTcctggggagggagcagagggcgGCCAGGCTTTAGTGCCGGCACCATCCGTGCTGCCCGGGACGCAGTCCGCGTCTGACACGTGCCGCAGCTCTGGCGGGGTAGAACCCCATGAGCTCGGTGGGGGCAGAGCCATCTTCAAAGCCGCAGAGCAAACAGCCACGTGATGCCTGTGGCAACATAACAGTGACACAAAAGAGACCTTtggtcccagtgctgctgtcagcatGGCCGTGGAGCAGTGTTGCAGCCCCCAGATCCCTGTGGAGCTGTCTGCACATGGGAGACCACCAGTCCCCATGCCTGCAGACCCGTCACAgctcccccatccccacccacATCTGTGCTCCAGATCTCCATGGACCATCCCCATCCTGGAGACACTCCTGTCCCCCCAcctgctccccagggacacctgCTGTATTTGGCACCCGAGGGCTGGTATGAGCAAACACGAGTGCTCAGCCAGGAGAGCCACTGGCCCCGCAGCTCCTAGGGGACTCATCCCCAAACATCTCTGCCAGCACCGGCAGCGCTGAAGCCCCTGGAAGCTGGGAAGCTCAGGGAGCCGTGGCAGagcctgtctctctctctcgCGGACCAGCCCAGGGCTTTGCACCAGCACCAAGCTCACACAGCACTTGcatgcttctttttttataGATGTATTTATAGGAATTGTGGGGACAGAGACAGAGGTGGCACGGGAGGGACATCGCCGGCGCGGGGTCCTCCACGGGCCAGGGGCAGTGCTCAGTGAAAGGGGTAGAACTTGCAGACGTAGTGATGCTTCCGGGAGCAGTCGGCACTGGACCACGTAGAGAAGCCTGCAGGAGAGACAGGCGGGGTTGGCGGGGGCCACGGCAGGACGGGCACCAGCTGTGCCCACCGCAGCCCTCCAAGGGGATGGgacctggaggaggagggaggcgGGGGAATGCCGGCCGAGCCCAGGCACTGGAGGTGGATGCACAGACCGGGCACTCACCGCTCTGGTGGGTCAGCACGGCGCATCTCCCCCCTCGGGCACCGTTCCCAGGCATCCCAGTGGCGACACTGTAGTTATTCCCACTTGTCCACTGCCAGGCCTGGCTCTGTGCAGGGAGAGTGGGGTTCAGAGGCATGGCCCTtctgtcccccagccccccatCACCCCTGCCGCCCACACCTCACCTCTTTACTCTTTTGGAGTCCAATCCATACGGGCTGCGCGCGCTGGTAGTAGGAGATGGCTCTCGCCAGGATGAGTCCCTCGTAGGCGTCCTCCACCCAGGCCAGGTGGGCGCCTTTCTTGACATCCTGGCACTGCCTCTGCGGGGAGAGCTGTCAGTGCCAGGGCTCCTCAGGGAGATGGGGAGGTCCCTGTCCACCTGTGTACCCCGGTGGGCTTACCTCAGCCTCGTCCCAGGTCCGGGGCTCAGAGAAGAACTTGAAGCAGCTTAGCCCGTAGTAGGACCAGCCGTCGGGGCAGTAGTTTATGTACCTGCCATCTGTTTGGGGAGAGCAGGGATGAGGGACAGCCAGCATcgcagcctggagaggagcgTGGCTCCCTCCTGGCCCCACTACAGAAGCAGCTGCCCCCGAGCCGTGGCACTCACCGACTCCGTGCAGGAGCCCCAcgcagcccagcagcaggagggcgAGTCTGGCCGCTGCCGCCATCCTCCTTGCTCCCTGTAAAGGCTCGGGAGTGTCACACAAGGTGCTTTGGGGACAGGGGATGCCACCTGTGCCCAGAGAGTGCAAACCTGCCCCGCTGTGGGCTGAGCCTAGCCCCTCTGAGCTGCCTGCAGGAGATTACAGGCTATGCCTCCCTCTCCGCTCCCTGGCACAGGTCACTGCCCCATGCCCGCACCCCACGGCCCAGGCATGGCTTGGAGTTCCCAGCCCACGCTGGCAGCAAATTGTCCTGGCCCCATCAGTCCCAGATTCGGCAGGAGGCATCTGGGAGAGCCAAGCTGCTCTGTGGGGACAAGGGGAGAGTGCTGTCGCGGACACGGGTCGGGGGACCCTATCCCTGCCGTGGTGCAGCAGCGGCAATGGcacaggcggagccggggccggtggggctgcagggactgcGTACACGGCGGCATTTTCACGCCCTGAGCTCGTAGCgctgcccaggctggggaggcAAATCGGCCGCATCAGCGCAGTTCCCCTTTATCTGGGCTAATCCCTGGGCACTGGGGCCGGTTTGCAGACTCAGCTCGTCTTCCCCTCAAAGAAGCAGCGACAAAAGTCAACGCAGGGCTGAAAAATGCATCATCACAGCCTGCCCCAGCCAGCGAGGACAGAGCTCAGCTCCCCCGGCAGCTACCAGGGAGAGGGACCAGCTCCTGTTCGCCCGccagccagctctgagcagcccgAGGCCCcagcttcctcttcctcacctgTTGTCCGGAGATGGTGAGGAATAGCGGCTTGTCGCGGGTCacggggagaggagaggagctgccCTTTATAGCCTGGTACTCATCAGCACCTGTGTTTGCCCAGCTCAGGTGATTCTCACCATAAAAATCTTACTGCTGACCTCCCTTCATCCCCCCCACTTTGCTGGAAAATCGCCCAGCTCTCCACTCTGTTTGTATTTAACGTATCTCCAGAAACAGACAGGAAGAACCTGTCCTAGTTGGTCAATAAACCCCCTGCAATTATCATTAATTGCTCCCGCGATACAGATACAATcttccagcccagagcagcctggcaccTGGCAGAGATGCCCGCTGGGCCATCCCTGGATTGCCCGGGGGCTGGCGAGGATGAGCCCCGGAGCTGATCCCCCGATCCCGGCCAAAGCATCCCTGCGGCCAGTGGCCGGGCCGTGGGTCCAaccccctggcactgcccctgTCCCCAACCAAGGGATGGCAcccggccgggccccgcgcCCTGCCCGGCTCTGCCATGCGTCACTCACACACCGCCCTTGTTTGAACTGCCGGGGGATGTTTGCGAGCAGGATGCGGGACGCCGGGATGTGGGAACAGCCTGCAGCCGGGGGCTGGCGGTGCCATCAGAGCGGGGAGGGTGCCCAGCCCTCAGGCCCGGCGGTGACGCAGGGCTTCGTCACTTCGTGTCTCTCCTGGAGGAAGGGGCAAGTcccgcagcagcagccccccactgcccctgccccaggcgggtccctgcagccccggcccggggAGGCTGCTGCCAGCATGGAGCCACAGAGATGAGCCCCTggccccagcagctggagacCTTCGGCAAGGTCTGGCACAGCCTTCTCTGCCATGGTCCTTGCTTCTTGCCCCGGGGTGTTCTCTGCACCtctgggaggcagctggagTTCTCCACGTTCCTGCTGCCACCACGCTGCTCTGGAGAGTCACTTTGCTAGTTCCTGATGGACCAAAGCGGCTTTGAAAGATCATCCTGCCGCCTGCCCCGTGGCTCCCGCAaagctgccagctcctgccgctgccagctccagccaaTGGCTGGCTCtccttccccccaaaaccctTGGTGCAGGCCagtggggaggagaggagctgccCTTTAGAGCCTGGTGCTCACCAGCACTAGTGTGACCCAGGAGGCAGCAACCTGAAGAAGATccagagccagggctgagccctgctTCTCCCCACATGGAGAGCTTGCTGTCAGGCTCAAGCCATGTACACCTCACGGATCTCCCATGGGATCTCCTCTGTGGCAGCATTTGCTGAAACATGTAGCCAGTGAACGCTGCTACAcccacagggagcagctccatgcCGGCATGCAGAGGCAGGTTTGGCTTCTGCCCCGGGGACGGAGGAGGATCAGACCCCTGTCCTTCACCCACACAGTGGGatagagctgctgctgcttgctaGGCACTCTCTGGGATCCAAGGGGTAAAACCTTCTCATGTCGAAACACAGCTGCTGTCTGCTATCACTTCTGAAAGAAACAACACCTGCCACACATCACCTGCCCTGATCAATAGGGGAACCCTGCAAACAGCAACTCCCCAGAAAACAGGACTCCACCCCTGATTTATGAAAAACTGTGAAAAAGTTCCCCAGAAGAGCCTGAGGCTCCTCCACTGCTCCTCAGTTAGATAAGGGATGCCGCAGCTCCCTGCCTGGATGGTTCCATTTGGATGCAACACAGCAAGTTCCCACAAGCCCCTGGCCATcccaggctggggaagaggcaTGAGCAGTCCCGAGCAGACACAGCTTCAAGTCTCAGCCTGAGCACCGGTAAACTCaatgcagctgtgccaggggcttGGCAGAGCTTGCTAAACTTTGGCACAGATGTGCAAGCTGTGGGAGAACATGGATGAATGCCTCCCGGAGGTTTGGACTCACCCAGCTGGCTCTACCAGGAGATAAAGGAGCTGCACTGTTTGAATATTAAACCCTTAAAATACCCCCAGCACCTTTAGCCCAGCTTGGCATCGTAATTCAATTACTGGCTCCATCCAAATCCATagtgagagctggaaaacagcCACGTGAGCACCAGTGGAGCCCAAGGCTCCAGTGGCACCTCCGTGCTCCCAATACAGCATGGCAGCTACTGACAGTTTGTTTTCTGACTGCTCAAGTCAAACTCGTCAAGCTTGAGGCCAGTACAGAGGAGTGGTGATTCCCTGTTTCAGAGATTGCAAGATCACTCCATGCTCTTAGTCTGGAGAAatggaggctcaggggggaccttatcactctcttcAACAActtgaaaggaggctgtagacaacaggtgggggttggtctcttctcccaggtaagaAGCAacagaatgagaggaaatgggTTCAAGTTGCACCACAGGAGGTTTGGAGAGGATACAAGGGAAAATTTTGTCAATGAAAGGGCAGTCAAGCATTGGATCAGACTGCCCAGAAAgtagtggagtcaccatccctgtaATGTTCAAAACCCATCTgtatgtggcatttggggacatggtttagtggtgaacacagcAGCGCCAGGTTAAAGGTTGGACTCTATGATCTTAGGGGGCTGTTTCTACCTCAGGGATTCTATGCATCAACTGCTGAGACAAAGCCAGGGGGGCAGCCTCAGCTCCAGGGATGAGGGTGTTCTTCCCTGCTGGAAGGACAGAAACAGCCAAGGGAAGCACGCAGGACCTGAGAGAGCGAGCGAATCCACAGATCCACTGACCACTGCCCGACCCACCCTCGCTCACCACCTTTCTAACAGCCACACAAAtgccccagcccttccctggctcccACGGGCAAGCAAGAACTCTTATCCAAAGTGCCTAAGAAAGGGCCCATCCCAGTCCTCCCCATCCTTCCCAGTATGCCCAGATGCTTGGCTGCCAGTTActgcttccttctcagataACTAAGAGACCCAAAATCCATCTGCTACACACACACCAGGCTGCTTCCAGCTCCCTTGGGTGGAGCTAAGTGGTGGGGTTCATGTGGTGCTGAGACAGCACCACTGATTAATTTATAATCTGGTGGCTGTGCCACAGtagccaggaaaacaaatgaaaatagcaGCACACAGACACTGGGCACATACTTTTTATTCTGGGGATAAAAATTGCTTATACATTTGGCAGCAACTATTTTCATAAAAGACTtttataaaaaatgtaaaaaataagcaaatattttccattattaatataggaaaatgctgctgtgtgAATGGTTACTCTACAACTTATGAGATAAAATACCACCTTAAGGAGATATTATCTTTACAAGtagttaaaaaaatgaaaaaaaaaaaaaaaaagaagaaaggcagagGGCCATTGTATTAACAGGCCAGGCACAGAACCGGCTTCATTCCACAGAAAGCACTCATCTTGTAAAAGGTAGCCACATATATAAAAAGGCACTTGGTTATTTGGGGCTAACGAGCAAAAGCTCTTTGTTTCTTCAGCATAGATGTAGCAACACTTCATTATTCGCAG encodes the following:
- the REG4 gene encoding regenerating islet-derived protein 4; amino-acid sequence: MAAAARLALLLLGCVGLLHGVDGRYINYCPDGWSYYGLSCFKFFSEPRTWDEAERQCQDVKKGAHLAWVEDAYEGLILARAISYYQRAQPVWIGLQKSKESQAWQWTSGNNYSVATGMPGNGARGGRCAVLTHQSGFSTWSSADCSRKHHYVCKFYPFH